From Peptoanaerobacter stomatis, one genomic window encodes:
- a CDS encoding 5-formyltetrahydrofolate cyclo-ligase — protein MNKKQMRKDILAIRDSISKEDILKKSEIILDKLKATDIFKNSKNIMLFTSFGSEVYTHDFIIWCKRENKNIVLPYIDKSTDTMKISVFNSFDDMKAGYKGILEVKEECIQSFDEKKVELIITPCVCYDFNKYRIGYGKGFYDRFFAKTPNAFKIGICFDECLVDSIEYDEYDVKTDMVITDKRVII, from the coding sequence ATGAACAAGAAACAGATGAGAAAAGACATACTTGCTATAAGAGATTCAATATCCAAAGAAGATATATTGAAAAAATCCGAAATCATATTGGATAAATTAAAAGCAACAGATATTTTTAAAAATTCAAAAAATATAATGCTTTTTACAAGTTTTGGAAGTGAGGTATATACTCACGATTTTATCATTTGGTGTAAAAGAGAAAATAAAAATATTGTACTTCCATACATAGATAAGAGTACAGATACTATGAAAATATCAGTTTTTAATTCTTTTGATGATATGAAAGCGGGATATAAAGGAATATTGGAAGTAAAAGAAGAATGTATACAGAGCTTTGATGAAAAAAAGGTGGAGCTGATTATTACTCCTTGTGTGTGTTATGATTTCAACAAATATCGTATAGGATACGGAAAAGGATTTTATGACAGATTTTTTGCAAAAACACCGAATGCGTTTAAAATAGGTATATGTTTTGATGAATGTCTCGTGGATAGTATAGAGTATGATGAATATGATGTAAAAACGGATATGGTAATTACAGATAAGCGAGTAATAATATAG
- a CDS encoding ATP-binding protein gives MTYSMIKIGNKQNDKPKCIVVDRNVIIAGETGVGKTTYIKRLAENSENVLYITADEFIKDDVINLEKLKNDKISLVIVDDLYKVTDVNTFNDKVNKLNAEDIYVGLTCLEETHIKKFPVNNSYILKLNKSVDGFRSLVYIDGNNSERIKIQQA, from the coding sequence ATGACTTATTCAATGATAAAAATAGGAAATAAACAAAATGACAAGCCTAAGTGTATAGTTGTTGACAGAAATGTAATAATAGCAGGTGAAACAGGGGTAGGTAAGACAACATATATAAAGAGATTGGCAGAAAACAGCGAAAATGTGTTATATATTACAGCCGACGAGTTTATAAAAGACGATGTTATAAATTTGGAAAAATTAAAAAATGATAAAATAAGTTTAGTAATAGTAGACGATTTATATAAAGTTACAGATGTAAACACTTTTAATGATAAAGTAAATAAATTAAACGCTGAAGATATTTATGTGGGATTGACTTGCTTAGAAGAAACGCATATCAAAAAATTCCCTGTGAACAATTCATATATATTGAAATTAAACAAGTCTGTAGACGGCTTCAGATCACTTGTATATATTGACGGAAACAATTCAGAAAGAATAAAAATACAACAAGCGTAG
- a CDS encoding putative polysaccharide biosynthesis protein yields the protein MNSQTFLAGTMILAISNLFVKILGSIFRIPLGNLIGSDGIGYYQTAYPLYVFVLAMSTSGMPTAISKMVAERTKLKKYKTAHKIFKISLLLLTCMGILSFLLFFFGANLLAKFLNDENSYYSIKALSLALLIVPAVNAFKGYFQGRSNMLPTSLSQISEQFVRVFFGLFLAYILIPNGKPIAAAGAAFGASLGAVIAFFVIIVIYIRQNSKIQKEINMCNEILEEDSISLLKEMMSIAVPIIIGSLVIPLMNTIDSKIIKDRLMSGGFSYQDANSLFGQYSGMAATIINLPQALTVSIAYSIVPAISESYVVKEMKKLRSNIVLGTRLSNLIAMPCFFGVMVLSTPIMKLLYPKEPDSAGSILFAMSFTIVLIALLQTFTAILQAIGKPMIPVINLFIASIFKIVITYFITPVPSINVKGAAIGTAVAYVIAMILDYIWIKKLLDVNFKIKSSFAVPFLMSLIMAIFVRVSYVVLSMVIPSSKISTLLAIMIGGAVYVFELLFMGGISEKELMSTSIGRKIASRIYKK from the coding sequence ATGAACTCTCAAACTTTTTTAGCAGGTACTATGATACTTGCGATATCTAATTTATTTGTAAAAATACTCGGTTCCATATTTAGAATACCGCTTGGTAATCTGATAGGCTCAGACGGAATAGGTTATTATCAGACAGCGTATCCGTTATATGTGTTTGTACTTGCAATGTCTACATCGGGTATGCCTACAGCAATATCTAAGATGGTGGCTGAAAGAACGAAACTGAAAAAATATAAGACAGCCCATAAAATATTTAAGATAAGTTTGCTTTTGTTAACTTGTATGGGGATATTATCGTTTTTACTATTCTTTTTTGGAGCAAATTTACTGGCAAAATTTTTGAATGATGAAAATTCGTATTACAGTATAAAGGCATTGTCATTGGCACTTCTTATAGTACCTGCCGTAAATGCTTTTAAGGGATATTTTCAAGGTAGAAGCAATATGTTACCTACCTCGCTTTCACAGATAAGTGAGCAGTTTGTAAGAGTATTTTTCGGTTTATTTTTGGCATATATATTAATTCCTAACGGAAAGCCGATTGCAGCGGCCGGGGCGGCTTTTGGGGCTTCACTTGGAGCTGTGATAGCATTTTTTGTAATAATAGTCATATATATAAGACAAAATTCAAAGATACAAAAAGAAATCAATATGTGTAATGAAATATTGGAAGAGGATAGTATAAGCTTGTTAAAAGAGATGATGTCAATAGCAGTTCCTATAATAATAGGTTCACTTGTCATACCTCTTATGAACACGATTGATTCAAAAATAATAAAAGACAGGCTTATGTCAGGCGGGTTTTCATATCAAGATGCCAATTCACTGTTTGGACAATATTCAGGAATGGCAGCTACAATAATAAATCTTCCTCAGGCATTGACAGTTTCTATCGCATACAGCATAGTACCGGCAATATCTGAAAGTTATGTTGTAAAAGAGATGAAAAAACTCAGAAGTAATATAGTGCTCGGTACGAGATTGTCAAATTTAATAGCAATGCCTTGTTTCTTTGGAGTTATGGTACTTTCAACGCCTATAATGAAATTATTGTACCCTAAAGAGCCGGATTCTGCTGGTTCAATACTTTTCGCAATGTCATTTACAATAGTTTTGATAGCGCTGCTTCAAACTTTTACAGCTATACTTCAAGCTATAGGTAAACCTATGATACCTGTAATAAATTTATTTATAGCATCCATATTTAAAATTGTAATAACTTATTTTATAACACCTGTACCTTCGATAAATGTAAAAGGCGCAGCTATAGGAACAGCTGTTGCTTATGTGATAGCCATGATTTTAGATTATATATGGATAAAGAAACTATTAGACGTAAATTTTAAAATAAAATCTTCGTTTGCCGTACCGTTTTTGATGTCGCTTATAATGGCTATATTTGTTAGAGTATCCTATGTAGTGCTCTCAATGGTTATACCGAGTTCTAAAATAAGTACATTGCTTGCTATTATGATTGGAGGAGCCGTATATGTTTTTGAACTCTTATTTATGGGAGGAATATCTGAAAAAGAACTCATGAGCACATCAATAGGAAGAAAAATAGCAAGCAGAATATATAAAAAATGA
- the nifJ gene encoding pyruvate:ferredoxin (flavodoxin) oxidoreductase, giving the protein MAKHMKTMDGNTAAAYVSYAFTEVAAIFPITPSSPMAEVVDEWAANGMKNVFGQTVKVSELQSEAGAAGAVHGSLSTGALTTTYTASQGLLLMIPNMYKIAGELLPGVFHVSARALASHALSIFGDHSDVMSARQTGFAMLCSGSVQEVMDLGGIAHLAAIKSKVPFMHFFDGFRTSHEIQKIETIDFEDFAKLVDQEALAEFRAKALDPNHPYTKGTAQNPDIFFQAREASNVFYNAVPKIVADYMAEISKLTGREYKPFNYYGAPDATDVIVAMGSVTETIEEVVDHLNANGKKVGLIKVHLYRPFVADYFLDVLPKTVKRLAVLDRTKEPGAPAEPLHLDVESVYFGKENRPMIIGGRYGLGSKDTIPTDILAVFENLESENPKNNFTVSIVDDVTNLSLDVKHKLSIRQEGTIRCKFWGLGSDGTVGAKKKAIKIIGDHTNKYAQAYFAYDSKKSGGVTVSHLRFGSKPIRSTYLIDEADFIACHTPSYVKLYDVVKGLKEGGSFVLNCPWSDDQLEEELPTSIKKYIATNNIKFYTIDASKIAFDIGLGTRINMIMQSAFFKLADVIPYDEAAKYLKDSIVKSYGKKGQEILDMNFKAVDLGANAIHEVKVPESWAALADEKLVAKQNSDAPDYIKNILSVVNAQDGDSLPVSTFVGYEDGKVPAGASEYEKRGIATHVPQWKIENCIQCNQCSFVCPHAAIRPYLLDENQKANAPEGFDTLKAVGKGLEGLEYRIQVSPYDCTGCGNCADVCPGKKGEKALEMTSFESLKDEYGKLFDYAHKNIGYKDDILDRNSLKGSQFMQPLLEFSGACAGCGETPYAKLVTQMFGDRMIIANATGCSSIWGGSAPTSVYTTNSKGRGPAWANSLFEDNAEYGYGMAMGVKAIRQRIENEMSQLLEKDIPSDVKDTLKDWIENREEGENTLDRKEKVLSALDKITGDGKELADAIKENKDYLDKKSVWIFGGDGWAYDIGYGGLDHVLAAGEDVNVLVFDTEVYSNTGGQSSKSTPTSAVAKFAASGKRVKKKDLGMMAASYGYVYVAQVALGADKNHLLKVLKEAESYKGPSLIIAYAPCINHGLKEGMGRTIANEKQAVDCGYWHLYRYNPLLAHEGKNPFSLDSKEPKESFRKFIDAQVRYSSLKRTFPEIAEELYDKAETESKERYEKYKLMAEKWM; this is encoded by the coding sequence ATGGCTAAACATATGAAAACTATGGACGGTAATACTGCCGCCGCATATGTTTCTTACGCTTTTACTGAGGTTGCCGCTATCTTCCCTATCACTCCATCTTCTCCAATGGCTGAAGTTGTTGATGAATGGGCTGCTAACGGAATGAAAAATGTGTTCGGACAAACAGTGAAAGTATCTGAACTTCAATCAGAAGCAGGAGCGGCAGGTGCCGTTCACGGTTCTTTATCTACAGGAGCCCTTACTACTACTTATACAGCTTCTCAAGGACTTCTACTCATGATTCCTAATATGTATAAGATTGCCGGAGAACTTCTTCCGGGAGTATTCCATGTATCTGCAAGAGCTTTGGCATCTCATGCACTATCAATATTCGGAGATCATTCAGACGTTATGTCTGCAAGACAAACAGGTTTTGCTATGCTATGTTCCGGCTCTGTCCAAGAAGTTATGGACTTAGGAGGTATAGCTCACCTTGCAGCAATTAAATCAAAAGTTCCTTTTATGCACTTCTTTGACGGTTTTAGAACTTCACATGAAATACAAAAAATAGAAACTATAGATTTTGAAGATTTTGCAAAATTAGTTGACCAAGAAGCACTTGCTGAATTCAGAGCAAAAGCACTTGATCCTAACCATCCATATACAAAAGGTACAGCTCAAAATCCTGATATATTCTTCCAAGCAAGAGAAGCATCAAATGTATTCTATAACGCTGTTCCAAAAATAGTTGCCGATTATATGGCAGAAATATCAAAATTGACAGGCAGAGAATATAAACCTTTCAACTACTATGGTGCACCTGATGCTACTGATGTAATAGTAGCTATGGGTTCAGTTACTGAAACTATCGAAGAAGTTGTTGATCACTTGAATGCAAACGGCAAAAAAGTCGGTTTGATAAAAGTACATCTATACAGACCTTTCGTTGCCGATTACTTCTTAGATGTTTTACCTAAAACAGTAAAAAGATTAGCTGTTCTTGACAGAACAAAAGAACCTGGAGCACCGGCAGAACCTCTACACCTTGATGTAGAATCAGTATATTTTGGAAAAGAAAATCGTCCTATGATAATAGGAGGAAGATACGGTCTTGGTTCAAAAGACACTATTCCTACTGATATATTGGCAGTATTTGAAAACTTGGAATCAGAAAATCCAAAAAACAACTTTACAGTATCAATCGTAGATGACGTTACAAATCTATCATTGGATGTTAAACATAAATTATCTATTCGCCAAGAAGGCACTATAAGATGTAAATTCTGGGGATTAGGTTCAGACGGTACAGTAGGCGCAAAAAAAAAAGCCATAAAAATAATAGGTGATCATACAAATAAATATGCACAAGCGTATTTCGCATATGACTCAAAAAAATCAGGCGGTGTTACAGTATCTCACCTTAGATTCGGTTCAAAACCTATACGTTCAACATATCTAATAGATGAAGCAGATTTTATAGCATGTCACACTCCTTCATATGTTAAATTATATGATGTAGTAAAGGGATTAAAAGAAGGCGGATCATTCGTACTTAACTGTCCTTGGTCAGACGATCAGTTAGAAGAAGAATTACCAACATCAATCAAAAAATATATAGCAACAAATAATATCAAGTTCTACACAATAGACGCAAGTAAAATAGCTTTTGATATAGGACTTGGAACAAGAATAAATATGATAATGCAATCAGCGTTCTTCAAATTAGCTGATGTAATACCTTATGATGAAGCTGCAAAATACTTGAAAGATTCAATAGTAAAATCATACGGTAAAAAAGGTCAAGAAATATTGGATATGAACTTCAAAGCTGTTGACCTTGGAGCAAATGCTATACATGAAGTAAAAGTACCTGAATCTTGGGCAGCTCTTGCAGATGAAAAATTAGTTGCAAAACAAAATAGCGATGCTCCTGATTATATAAAAAATATACTAAGCGTTGTAAATGCGCAGGACGGAGACTCTCTACCTGTATCTACATTTGTAGGATATGAGGACGGTAAAGTGCCGGCAGGTGCTTCAGAATATGAAAAACGCGGTATAGCAACACACGTTCCTCAATGGAAAATAGAAAACTGTATACAATGTAACCAATGTTCATTTGTATGCCCTCATGCCGCTATAAGACCATATCTTTTAGATGAAAATCAAAAAGCAAATGCACCTGAAGGATTCGACACATTAAAAGCAGTAGGAAAAGGTCTTGAAGGTCTTGAATATAGAATACAAGTAAGCCCATACGACTGTACAGGTTGTGGAAACTGCGCCGATGTTTGTCCTGGTAAAAAAGGCGAAAAAGCTCTTGAAATGACTTCATTTGAATCATTAAAAGACGAGTACGGAAAATTATTTGACTATGCACATAAAAACATAGGATATAAAGATGATATACTTGACAGAAACTCACTAAAAGGCAGCCAATTTATGCAACCGCTTCTTGAGTTTTCAGGAGCTTGTGCCGGTTGCGGTGAAACTCCATATGCTAAGCTTGTTACTCAAATGTTTGGTGACAGAATGATAATAGCAAACGCAACAGGTTGTTCATCAATATGGGGAGGTTCAGCTCCTACATCCGTATATACTACAAATTCAAAAGGCAGAGGACCTGCTTGGGCAAACTCATTATTTGAAGATAATGCAGAATACGGATATGGTATGGCTATGGGTGTAAAAGCCATAAGACAAAGAATAGAAAATGAAATGTCACAACTTCTTGAAAAAGATATACCTTCAGATGTAAAAGATACTCTTAAAGATTGGATAGAAAATAGAGAAGAAGGCGAAAACACATTAGACAGAAAAGAAAAAGTTCTATCAGCTTTAGATAAAATAACAGGTGACGGAAAAGAATTAGCAGACGCAATTAAAGAAAACAAAGATTATCTTGACAAAAAATCAGTATGGATATTCGGTGGAGACGGTTGGGCATATGACATCGGTTATGGCGGACTTGACCACGTACTTGCAGCAGGCGAAGATGTTAATGTATTAGTATTTGATACAGAAGTTTACTCAAATACAGGTGGACAATCATCAAAATCTACACCAACATCAGCAGTAGCAAAATTTGCTGCATCAGGTAAGAGAGTTAAGAAAAAAGACCTTGGTATGATGGCTGCATCTTACGGTTATGTATATGTTGCACAAGTTGCTCTTGGAGCAGATAAAAACCATCTATTAAAAGTATTAAAAGAAGCAGAAAGCTATAAAGGACCATCACTTATAATAGCATATGCACCTTGTATAAACCACGGTCTAAAAGAAGGTATGGGTAGAACTATAGCAAACGAAAAACAAGCTGTAGATTGCGGATACTGGCATTTATACAGATACAATCCACTACTTGCTCATGAAGGAAAGAATCCGTTCTCATTAGATTCAAAAGAACCTAAAGAATCTTTCAGAAAATTCATAGACGCACAAGTAAGATACTCATCACTTAAGAGAACATTCCCTGAAATAGCTGAAGAGTTATATGACAAAGCGGAAACAGAATCAAAAGAAAGATATGAAAAATACAAACTTATGGCAGAAAAATGGATGTAA
- a CDS encoding IS630 family transposase → MAEELLNVYPDKIVRIMFQDEAGFGRISKPKYCWCTKDVRAEVPCHHIREYKYAYGAVEPQTGENFFLVMPYCDTNNMNVFLEELSKEYKEDIILLVCDGAIWHKSKTLKIPQNIKITHIPPYTPEMNPIEQIWKQIRQMGFKNEVFRTLNEVVDRLCDTINLLTKDMVKSITRREWIKSIF, encoded by the coding sequence ATGGCAGAAGAGTTATTAAACGTTTACCCTGATAAAATAGTAAGAATAATGTTTCAAGATGAAGCAGGTTTTGGAAGGATAAGCAAACCAAAGTATTGTTGGTGCACAAAGGATGTAAGAGCGGAGGTACCATGTCATCACATAAGAGAATATAAATACGCATATGGAGCAGTAGAACCACAAACAGGAGAAAACTTCTTTTTAGTAATGCCATACTGTGATACAAATAATATGAACGTATTTTTAGAAGAATTATCGAAAGAATATAAAGAAGATATAATATTATTAGTATGTGATGGGGCAATATGGCACAAATCAAAGACATTAAAAATACCTCAAAACATAAAGATAACACATATACCACCATATACACCAGAGATGAATCCCATAGAGCAAATATGGAAACAAATTCGTCAGATGGGATTCAAAAATGAAGTATTTAGAACACTAAATGAAGTAGTAGACAGATTATGTGACACAATAAATTTATTAACAAAAGATATGGTAAAAAGTATCACAAGAAGAGAGTGGATAAAGTCCATATTTTAA
- a CDS encoding helix-turn-helix domain-containing protein yields MHKISIEEAKKISEMRNTIKDKKEDKRLHAIQLRGQGKSNKEIAEKLDTSIKVVNNWICKYVKEGIEGLLSKGQKGNHRNLTFEQEEEMLKKFEEKGKKGQIITVKEIEEEYVKIVGHSIGTAQIYYVLKRHGWRKVMPRSRHPKKANQEVIEASKKLTVWQKSY; encoded by the coding sequence ATGCATAAAATTAGTATAGAAGAAGCGAAAAAAATAAGCGAAATGAGAAATACAATTAAAGATAAAAAAGAAGATAAAAGACTACATGCTATACAATTAAGAGGACAAGGGAAAAGTAATAAAGAAATAGCTGAAAAACTTGATACCTCAATTAAAGTAGTAAATAACTGGATATGCAAATACGTAAAAGAAGGAATAGAAGGACTTTTAAGCAAGGGGCAAAAAGGAAATCATAGAAATCTAACATTTGAGCAAGAAGAAGAAATGTTAAAAAAATTTGAAGAAAAAGGCAAAAAAGGACAGATAATAACAGTCAAAGAAATAGAAGAAGAATATGTAAAAATAGTAGGACATAGTATAGGAACAGCACAAATATACTATGTTCTAAAAAGACATGGGTGGAGAAAAGTAATGCCAAGAAGTAGACATCCGAAGAAAGCAAATCAAGAGGTAATAGAAGCCTCAAAAAAATTAACAGTATGGCAGAAGAGTTATTAA
- the rplQ gene encoding 50S ribosomal protein L17 — protein sequence MANYRKLGRKTSHRNLMLRNLTTDVLRYGKITTTVTRAKETKRMVEKMITLGKKGDLSARRAALAYITDEAVVAKLFSEVAPKYQERNGGYTRVIKLGERRGDSAPMSILELV from the coding sequence ATGGCGAATTATAGAAAATTAGGAAGAAAAACTTCACATAGAAACCTAATGCTTAGAAACCTTACAACAGACGTTTTAAGATACGGAAAAATAACAACAACAGTAACAAGAGCAAAAGAAACAAAAAGAATGGTAGAAAAGATGATAACACTTGGTAAAAAAGGTGATCTTAGTGCAAGAAGAGCAGCACTTGCTTATATAACTGATGAAGCTGTAGTAGCAAAATTGTTCTCAGAAGTAGCACCTAAATATCAAGAAAGAAACGGTGGATATACAAGAGTAATAAAACTTGGAGAGAGACGTGGAGATAGCGCACCTATGTCAATCTTAGAATTAGTTTAA
- a CDS encoding DNA-directed RNA polymerase subunit alpha, which translates to MLGIEKPKVEILALEEDYGKFVLEPLERGFATTVGNSLRRVLLSSLPGVAVTAIKIDKVMHEFSTIKGVKEDVVELMLTLKELSMQMETDTEEVIRIEAKGECEITAGDIICPAGVEILNKDLHIATLSEDAELKMEMYINKGRGYISADTNKQKGLPIGVLPMDSIYTPVKKVNYYIEKVSVSENPEFEKLILEIWTNKTVSPKDGLSVASKILVEHLNMFVDLTDSVNAMEIMVEKEQDVKEKALEMTIEELDLSVRSYNCLKRANINTVEQLTAKSEDEMMKVRNLGKKSLEEVIQKLHELGFTLKSSYE; encoded by the coding sequence ATGTTAGGAATAGAAAAACCAAAAGTAGAAATACTTGCACTTGAAGAAGACTATGGAAAGTTTGTATTGGAACCATTAGAAAGAGGCTTTGCAACAACAGTAGGAAACTCACTAAGAAGAGTGCTTTTATCATCACTTCCAGGAGTAGCAGTGACAGCAATAAAGATAGACAAAGTAATGCATGAATTTTCAACTATAAAAGGTGTAAAAGAAGATGTGGTTGAACTTATGCTGACATTAAAAGAACTATCTATGCAAATGGAAACAGATACAGAAGAAGTGATAAGAATAGAAGCAAAAGGTGAATGTGAGATAACAGCAGGCGATATAATTTGCCCGGCAGGAGTAGAAATACTCAACAAAGACTTACACATAGCTACATTGTCAGAAGATGCAGAATTAAAAATGGAGATGTATATAAATAAGGGTAGAGGTTATATATCAGCAGATACAAATAAACAAAAAGGACTGCCTATAGGTGTACTTCCAATGGACTCCATATATACACCTGTAAAAAAAGTTAACTACTATATAGAAAAAGTAAGCGTATCTGAAAATCCTGAATTTGAAAAATTGATACTTGAAATATGGACTAACAAAACAGTTAGCCCTAAAGACGGACTTTCAGTAGCATCAAAAATATTAGTAGAACATCTCAATATGTTTGTAGATTTGACAGACAGTGTCAATGCAATGGAAATAATGGTAGAAAAAGAACAAGATGTAAAAGAAAAAGCCTTAGAGATGACAATAGAAGAATTAGATTTGTCTGTAAGGTCATACAACTGTTTGAAACGTGCAAATATAAATACAGTAGAGCAACTCACAGCCAAGAGTGAAGACGAAATGATGAAAGTTAGAAATCTTGGTAAAAAATCACTGGAAGAAGTAATACAAAAATTGCATGAACTTGGATTTACTTTAAAATCAAGTTACGAATAA
- the rpsK gene encoding 30S ribosomal protein S11, with translation MAKQQKKKVTRVRRKERKNIEKGHAHIQSTFNNTIITLSDVQGNAISWASAGQLGFKGSRKSTPFAAQMAAETATKAAIEHGLKSVDVFVKGPGAGREAAIRALQAAGLEVTMIKDVTPIPHNGCRPPKRRRV, from the coding sequence ATGGCTAAACAACAAAAGAAAAAAGTCACAAGAGTGAGAAGAAAAGAACGTAAAAATATAGAAAAAGGTCATGCACATATACAATCAACATTTAACAACACAATAATAACTCTATCAGATGTGCAAGGAAATGCTATATCTTGGGCAAGTGCTGGTCAATTAGGATTCAAAGGTTCAAGAAAATCAACACCGTTTGCAGCTCAAATGGCAGCAGAAACTGCAACAAAAGCTGCGATAGAACACGGATTAAAATCAGTTGACGTTTTTGTAAAAGGACCAGGAGCCGGAAGAGAAGCGGCTATAAGAGCATTACAAGCAGCAGGACTTGAAGTAACTATGATAAAAGATGTTACACCTATACCTCATAACGGTTGCAGACCACCAAAGAGAAGAAGAGTGTAA
- the rpsM gene encoding 30S ribosomal protein S13 — translation MARIAGIDLPRDKRVIIGLTYIYGIGKKTSSKILATTGISEDTRIKDLTEEEVNLLRKEIDNNYTVEGDLRREVTLNIKRLRDIRCYRGLRHMKGLPVRGQKTKTNARTRKGPKRVVGRKKK, via the coding sequence ATGGCTCGTATTGCCGGAATAGATTTACCAAGAGATAAAAGGGTAATCATAGGATTAACATATATATACGGTATAGGTAAAAAAACTTCATCAAAGATACTTGCTACAACAGGTATAAGTGAAGATACAAGAATAAAAGACCTAACAGAAGAAGAAGTAAATCTTCTTAGAAAAGAGATAGACAACAACTATACAGTTGAAGGAGATTTAAGAAGAGAAGTTACCCTAAATATAAAAAGATTAAGAGATATAAGATGCTATAGAGGACTTAGACATATGAAAGGGCTTCCAGTAAGAGGACAAAAGACAAAAACAAATGCAAGAACAAGAAAAGGTCCAAAAAGAGTAGTAGGTCGTAAGAAAAAATAG
- the rpmJ gene encoding 50S ribosomal protein L36 produces the protein MKVRPSVKPMCEKCKVIKRKGKVMIICENPKHKQKQG, from the coding sequence ATGAAAGTAAGACCATCAGTAAAACCAATGTGCGAAAAATGCAAAGTCATTAAGAGAAAAGGAAAAGTAATGATAATTTGCGAAAACCCAAAACATAAACAAAAACAAGGTTAA
- the infA gene encoding translation initiation factor IF-1, whose protein sequence is MAKSDVIEMEGTITDALPNAKFKVQLENGFEIIAHISGKLRMNFIRILPGDKVTVELSPYDLTKGRITWRKK, encoded by the coding sequence ATGGCAAAAAGTGATGTCATAGAAATGGAAGGCACAATAACGGATGCCCTACCTAATGCAAAATTTAAGGTACAATTGGAAAACGGATTTGAAATAATAGCACATATTTCAGGAAAACTCAGAATGAACTTCATAAGAATTTTACCTGGAGATAAAGTCACTGTTGAGCTGTCTCCATACGATTTGACAAAAGGAAGAATCACTTGGAGAAAGAAGTAG
- a CDS encoding KOW domain-containing RNA-binding protein: MNLAKGQLVRSMAGHDKGEYFLIYEIVDDNYVKIVNGKSRKLEKPKLKKIKHLSKINKVSNVIDEINTSDIKSQNKKIIREIANLL; the protein is encoded by the coding sequence ATGAATTTAGCAAAAGGACAATTAGTAAGAAGTATGGCAGGGCATGACAAGGGAGAATATTTTTTAATTTACGAGATAGTAGATGATAATTATGTAAAAATTGTCAATGGAAAATCAAGAAAATTGGAGAAACCCAAGTTGAAAAAAATAAAACATCTGTCAAAAATTAACAAAGTATCTAATGTGATAGACGAGATAAATACATCAGATATTAAAAGTCAAAATAAAAAGATAATAAGAGAAATTGCAAATTTGTTATAA